In one Desulfoferula mesophila genomic region, the following are encoded:
- a CDS encoding replication-associated recombination protein A: MSLFEEAGPAQGQSAAAPLAERMRPRNLEEYSGQEHLLGPDKPLTKLMGPGRSASLIFWGPPGTGKTTLARILARSWDYRFVEFSAVLSGVAEVRRVVEESRQMLKSGQRTVLFVDEIHRFNKAQQDAFLPHVESGVITLLGATTENPSFEIIPALLSRLRVMVLHSLGPDELMPILERALHDPERGLGGLGVELTPEAAEHLVNAAFGDARRLLVALEVAAAAAPLGKGGGKLIDLTQAEEAVGQKALRYDKAGEEHFNLISALHKSLRGSDPDAALYWLARMLSAGESPHYILRRLSNFACEDVGLADPYALNQVMAALRAYDLMGSPEGELPIAQAVVYLALAPKTNAVYTAFEAAKKDARELGPLEVPLHIRNPSTKLMKNLGYGKDYQYPHDFRDAVVAQEFLPERLRGRRYYRPSQRGREKFLAERLERLRQAKARLANDGKKDQST, translated from the coding sequence TTGAGTCTGTTCGAAGAGGCCGGCCCGGCCCAGGGCCAAAGCGCGGCCGCGCCCCTGGCCGAGCGCATGCGGCCCCGCAACCTGGAGGAGTACTCGGGCCAGGAGCACCTGCTGGGCCCGGACAAACCCCTTACCAAGCTCATGGGGCCTGGGCGCTCCGCCTCGCTGATCTTCTGGGGCCCGCCGGGCACGGGCAAGACCACCCTGGCCCGTATCCTGGCCCGCTCCTGGGATTACCGCTTCGTGGAGTTCTCGGCGGTGCTCTCGGGAGTGGCCGAGGTGCGCCGGGTGGTGGAAGAGTCCCGCCAAATGCTAAAAAGCGGCCAACGCACCGTGCTGTTCGTGGACGAGATCCACCGCTTCAACAAGGCCCAGCAGGACGCCTTTTTGCCCCACGTGGAATCCGGGGTGATCACCCTGTTGGGGGCCACCACCGAAAACCCCAGTTTCGAGATCATCCCGGCGCTGCTTTCCCGGCTAAGGGTCATGGTGCTGCACTCCCTGGGGCCGGATGAATTGATGCCCATTCTAGAGCGGGCCCTGCACGACCCGGAACGGGGCCTGGGCGGCCTGGGGGTGGAGCTTACCCCCGAGGCGGCGGAGCATCTGGTAAACGCCGCCTTTGGCGACGCCCGGCGTTTGCTGGTGGCCCTGGAGGTGGCCGCGGCGGCGGCTCCCCTGGGCAAGGGCGGGGGCAAGCTCATCGATCTGACCCAGGCCGAAGAGGCGGTGGGCCAAAAGGCCCTGCGCTACGACAAGGCCGGGGAGGAGCACTTCAACCTCATCAGCGCCCTGCACAAGTCCCTGCGGGGCTCGGACCCGGACGCGGCCCTGTATTGGCTGGCCAGGATGCTCTCCGCCGGGGAGAGCCCCCACTACATCCTGCGCCGCCTGAGTAACTTCGCCTGCGAGGACGTGGGTCTGGCCGATCCCTACGCCCTGAACCAGGTCATGGCCGCCCTCAGGGCCTACGACCTCATGGGATCGCCCGAGGGAGAGTTGCCCATCGCCCAGGCGGTGGTGTATCTGGCCCTGGCGCCCAAGACCAACGCGGTTTACACGGCCTTTGAAGCGGCCAAAAAGGACGCCCGGGAGCTGGGCCCCCTGGAAGTGCCCCTGCATATCCGCAACCCCTCCACCAAGCTGATGAAAAATCTGGGCTACGGCAAGGACTACCAGTATCCCCACGACTTCCGGGACGCAGTGGTGGCCCAGGAATTTTTGCCCGAACGTCTGCGGGGCCGGCGCTATTACCGGCCCAGCCAGAGGGGCCGGGAAAAATTTTTAGCCGAACGTTTGGAGCGGCTCAGACAGGCCAAAGCCCGCCTGGCCAATGATGGGAAGAAGGATCAGTCTACTTGA
- a CDS encoding TlyA family RNA methyltransferase — protein MGKGRRLDQELVARGLAPSRAKAQAMILAGLVKVAGQPAAKAGQQIPQQADITVEGPEHPYVSRGGVKLAGALDHFGLEVRGLTCLDVGASTGGFTDCLLQRGAAAVTCVDVGYGQLAWKLRQDPRVTLHERTNARNLPPEMAPGPFGLIVVDVSFISLTLVLPPLIPRLGPGGWLLPMVKPQFEAGREAVGAGGVVSDPVQRQAAVDKVAECLGGLGLTVLGSAASPILGPKGNQEFFLLARQAPEGSAGA, from the coding sequence GTGGGCAAGGGGCGGCGTCTGGATCAGGAGTTGGTGGCTCGGGGCCTGGCCCCCAGCCGGGCCAAGGCCCAGGCCATGATCCTGGCCGGTTTGGTCAAGGTGGCGGGCCAACCGGCGGCCAAGGCGGGCCAACAAATTCCCCAACAAGCAGACATCACGGTGGAGGGGCCGGAGCACCCCTACGTCTCCCGGGGCGGGGTCAAGCTGGCCGGGGCGCTGGACCACTTCGGCCTGGAGGTGAGGGGGCTCACCTGCCTGGACGTGGGGGCCAGCACCGGGGGGTTCACCGACTGCCTGCTGCAACGCGGCGCGGCCGCGGTCACCTGCGTGGACGTGGGCTACGGCCAGTTGGCCTGGAAGCTTCGGCAAGATCCCCGGGTCACCCTGCACGAGCGCACCAACGCCCGCAACCTGCCGCCGGAAATGGCGCCGGGTCCATTCGGGCTTATCGTGGTGGACGTTTCCTTTATCAGCCTTACCTTAGTACTGCCCCCCCTGATCCCCCGCCTGGGGCCGGGGGGCTGGTTGCTGCCCATGGTCAAGCCCCAGTTCGAGGCGGGGCGCGAGGCGGTGGGCGCGGGAGGCGTGGTGAGCGATCCTGTTCAGCGCCAGGCGGCGGTGGACAAGGTGGCCGAATGCCTGGGCGGCCTGGGCCTGACGGTGCTGGGCAGCGCGGCCAGTCCCATCCTGGGCCCCAAGGGCAATCAGGAGTTTTTTCTGCTGGCCCGCCAGGCGCCGGAAGGGTCGGCCGGGGCATAA
- a CDS encoding glucose-6-phosphate isomerase: MAKRGVKLDYAYCLGKVIGAQGIADKELVDLSAKVAQVHQRLGEQRQAGDLGFMDLPDQPAQLLETILEEAARLSSIADDLVVLGIGGSALGATAVDMALKGALRYAQPAGPGGMRLFVADNSDPRFFGSLLDRVDLERTAFAVISKSGSTAETMSQFLVVKELLERRLGKEETLRRLVFITDPAKGNLRLIAKEEPVPILSVPPNVGGRYSVLSPVGLLPLACAGHDIQALLAGAGAMAEACASPELEKNPAYMLAALNYGFYQRGRNVLVMMPYATDLFGLAQWFAQLWAESLGKAQSLDGSTVNLGQTPVAAVGATDQHSQLQLYMEGPQDKLIMFLTLGNYGRDLSIPDLYPRIDALSYLGGRSLAELVQAEARATAAALASQGRPSYSLRLPAIGPEVLGEVIYLLELATVMTGGLLNINPLDQPGVELSKKLSYGLMGRKGFEAEAKQMRSLDAGDQYLI; this comes from the coding sequence ATGGCCAAACGCGGGGTAAAGCTCGATTATGCCTATTGCCTCGGTAAAGTAATTGGGGCCCAAGGGATCGCCGACAAGGAATTGGTCGATCTCTCGGCCAAGGTGGCTCAGGTGCACCAGCGGCTCGGCGAGCAGCGCCAAGCCGGCGACCTCGGTTTCATGGACCTGCCGGACCAGCCCGCGCAGTTGCTGGAGACCATCCTGGAGGAGGCGGCCCGCCTTAGCTCCATCGCCGACGATCTGGTGGTGCTGGGCATCGGAGGCAGCGCCCTGGGCGCCACCGCCGTGGACATGGCCCTCAAGGGAGCCCTGCGCTACGCTCAACCCGCCGGCCCGGGCGGCATGCGCCTGTTCGTGGCCGACAACAGCGACCCCCGCTTTTTCGGGTCCCTGCTGGACCGGGTTGACCTGGAGCGCACCGCCTTTGCGGTGATAAGCAAGAGCGGCTCCACCGCCGAGACCATGAGCCAGTTCCTGGTGGTCAAGGAGCTTCTGGAGCGCCGCCTGGGCAAGGAGGAAACCCTGCGCCGCCTGGTGTTCATCACCGACCCGGCCAAGGGCAACCTGCGACTCATCGCCAAGGAGGAGCCGGTGCCCATCCTGAGCGTGCCCCCCAACGTGGGCGGCCGCTATTCGGTGCTCAGCCCGGTGGGCCTTTTGCCCCTGGCCTGCGCCGGCCACGACATCCAGGCCCTGCTCGCCGGGGCCGGAGCCATGGCCGAGGCCTGCGCCAGCCCGGAGTTGGAGAAGAACCCGGCCTACATGCTGGCCGCCCTCAACTACGGGTTTTACCAGCGGGGGCGCAACGTGCTGGTGATGATGCCCTATGCCACCGACCTGTTCGGTCTGGCCCAGTGGTTTGCCCAGCTTTGGGCCGAGTCGCTGGGCAAGGCCCAGTCCCTGGACGGCTCCACGGTCAACCTGGGCCAGACCCCGGTGGCCGCCGTGGGGGCCACGGATCAGCACAGCCAACTCCAGCTCTACATGGAGGGGCCCCAGGACAAGCTGATCATGTTCCTCACCCTGGGCAACTACGGCCGCGATCTGTCCATACCCGACCTTTATCCCCGCATCGACGCCTTGTCCTATCTGGGCGGCCGCTCCCTGGCCGAGTTGGTGCAGGCGGAGGCGCGGGCCACCGCCGCGGCCCTGGCCAGCCAGGGCAGGCCCAGCTACAGCCTGCGCCTTCCCGCCATCGGCCCCGAGGTGTTGGGCGAGGTCATTTATTTGCTGGAGCTGGCCACGGTGATGACCGGCGGGCTGTTGAACATCAATCCCTTGGATCAGCCGGGGGTGGAGCTCAGCAAGAAGCTGTCATACGGCTTGATGGGGCGCAAGGGGTTCGAGGCCGAGGCCAAGCAGATGCGCTCCCTGGATGCCGGCGACCAATACCTGATTTAG
- a CDS encoding sigma-54-dependent transcriptional regulator yields the protein MERILIVDDEKNYLVVLQALLADSGYEVVTAQGGNQALALAAEEEPDLVITDMRMPQMTGVELIQRLRANFNEIPIIVMTAYGTVENAVEAMKSGASDYISKPFENTELLLTVEKALKMRRLLTQNRLLKEELQGYGEIIGDSKVMRQVYALIDKVAATRATVLLTGESGTGKELIARAIHTRSPRAEEPFVAVNCMALTETLLESELFGHEKGAFTGAAGRRKGRFEMAHGGTLFLDEVGEMSPSLQVKLLRVLQERTFERVGGNQPISVDVRIVAATNRDLAQAVEEGHFREDLFYRLNVVRIEVPPLSQRREDLPVLVAHFVKKYAAEVGRSAPQVDRQAMELIYRHAWPGNVRELENAIERAVILAGDSITPADLPLEIRPEERSAASTELPQNMSINDAVEDLERRMIVRALKEAGGVAAHAAEALGLTKSNLAYKLKKYEIG from the coding sequence GTGGAACGCATCCTCATAGTAGACGACGAAAAAAACTACCTGGTGGTTTTGCAGGCGCTTCTGGCCGACAGCGGTTACGAGGTGGTCACAGCCCAGGGCGGCAACCAGGCATTGGCTTTGGCCGCCGAGGAGGAGCCCGACCTGGTCATCACCGACATGCGCATGCCCCAGATGACCGGGGTGGAGCTCATCCAACGCCTGCGGGCCAATTTCAACGAAATCCCCATCATCGTGATGACCGCCTACGGCACTGTGGAAAACGCGGTGGAGGCCATGAAGTCCGGGGCCAGCGACTATATCTCCAAGCCCTTTGAGAACACCGAGCTCTTGCTCACGGTGGAAAAGGCGCTGAAGATGCGCCGCCTGCTGACCCAGAACCGGCTGCTCAAGGAGGAGCTCCAGGGCTACGGCGAGATCATCGGTGACAGCAAGGTGATGCGCCAGGTCTACGCGCTCATCGACAAGGTGGCCGCCACCCGGGCCACGGTGCTGTTGACCGGCGAGAGCGGCACCGGCAAGGAGCTGATCGCCCGGGCCATCCACACCCGCTCGCCCCGGGCCGAGGAGCCTTTCGTGGCGGTCAACTGCATGGCCCTCACCGAGACTCTGCTGGAGAGCGAGCTGTTCGGCCACGAGAAGGGGGCCTTTACCGGAGCCGCCGGCCGCCGCAAGGGCCGCTTCGAGATGGCCCACGGGGGCACCCTGTTTTTGGACGAGGTGGGGGAAATGAGCCCCTCCTTGCAGGTCAAGCTGCTCAGGGTGTTGCAGGAACGCACCTTCGAGCGGGTGGGGGGTAACCAGCCCATCAGCGTGGACGTGCGCATAGTGGCCGCCACCAACCGCGACCTGGCCCAGGCGGTTGAGGAGGGCCACTTCCGCGAGGATCTTTTTTACCGTCTCAACGTGGTGCGCATTGAGGTGCCCCCCCTGTCGCAGCGGCGGGAGGACCTGCCCGTTTTGGTGGCCCATTTCGTGAAGAAATACGCTGCCGAGGTGGGGCGTTCCGCTCCCCAGGTGGACAGGCAGGCCATGGAGCTGATCTACAGGCACGCCTGGCCGGGCAACGTACGCGAGTTGGAAAACGCCATCGAGCGGGCGGTGATCCTGGCCGGCGACAGCATAACTCCGGCCGACCTGCCCCTGGAAATCAGGCCCGAGGAACGGTCCGCGGCCTCCACCGAGTTGCCGCAGAACATGAGCATCAACGACGCGGTGGAGGATCTGGAGCGGCGCATGATCGTGCGGGCGCTGAAAGAAGCCGGGGGGGTGGCGGCCCACGCGGCCGAGGCCCTGGGGCTCACCAAATCCAATCTGGCCTACAAGCTCAAGAAGTACGAGATAGGCTAA
- a CDS encoding patatin-like phospholipase family protein, which translates to MERSNTGFTLALGGGGARGFAHVGVFHVLLERGVPIKGVAGTSSGAVAGAGLALGFTYEEMRQRVMEFAASPLARHPRLKALHGEGDQACLGLTDKLARLYCQGLLMKSFFLDDSLLGGEFFRQMVEFFVPLVRLEDTYIPFAAVATDIKTGEAVVLRTGDMRRALRASCAVPGVAAPVRIDGRHLVDGGASCLVPTPVARAMAPGPVLAVNVEREVAIGDLPGQSLEYYLRATEIQGYHLAELLCAQAELVLRPALEDVHWSEFGRAAWIMEQGVKAAELAWERIEACLRPQVPWWRRALGHGARRAS; encoded by the coding sequence ATGGAACGCTCAAACACAGGCTTCACTCTGGCCCTGGGCGGCGGCGGGGCTAGGGGCTTTGCCCACGTGGGGGTGTTCCATGTGCTTTTGGAGCGCGGCGTGCCCATCAAGGGGGTGGCCGGCACCAGCTCCGGCGCGGTAGCCGGGGCGGGTTTGGCCTTGGGCTTCACCTATGAGGAGATGCGCCAGCGGGTCATGGAGTTCGCGGCCAGCCCCCTGGCCCGGCATCCTCGCCTCAAGGCCTTGCACGGGGAGGGCGATCAGGCCTGTCTGGGCCTGACCGACAAGCTGGCCCGCCTTTATTGCCAGGGCCTTTTGATGAAGTCGTTTTTTCTGGACGATTCCCTGCTGGGCGGCGAGTTTTTCCGCCAGATGGTGGAGTTTTTCGTGCCCCTGGTGCGCCTGGAAGACACCTACATTCCCTTCGCCGCAGTGGCCACGGACATCAAGACCGGCGAGGCGGTGGTATTGCGAACCGGTGACATGCGTCGAGCCCTGCGGGCCAGTTGCGCCGTGCCGGGGGTGGCCGCTCCGGTGCGCATAGACGGTCGTCACCTGGTGGACGGCGGGGCCTCCTGCCTGGTGCCCACCCCGGTGGCCCGCGCCATGGCCCCCGGCCCGGTTCTGGCGGTCAACGTGGAGCGGGAGGTCGCCATAGGTGATCTGCCGGGGCAGTCGTTGGAATATTACCTCAGGGCCACCGAGATTCAGGGATATCACCTGGCCGAGTTGCTCTGCGCTCAGGCCGAGTTGGTGTTGCGCCCGGCCCTGGAGGACGTGCACTGGTCGGAATTCGGCCGGGCCGCCTGGATCATGGAGCAGGGGGTCAAGGCCGCCGAGCTGGCCTGGGAGCGGATCGAGGCCTGTTTGCGGCCCCAGGTGCCTTGGTGGCGCCGGGCCCTGGGCCACGGCGCGAGGAGGGCGTCTTGA
- a CDS encoding LysE family transporter has protein sequence MNALPDPGTLGAWGLLFTSFVIGLSGAVMPGPVLASTVSHAARQGMKAGPLVVLGHAILEAALLIALVLGLGPLLTRSGVAGAIGGIGALILLWLAWGMFRSLPSLTLSVEPGDMRAAGPVRDGFLLSLANPYWSLWWATVGLSLTTMALETPLGRWGLGVFYLGHISSDLAWFWFVALLVAKGRRFINDHAYRWLVGCCAGFLVLFALYFAWFAWERLSSL, from the coding sequence ATGAACGCACTGCCCGATCCCGGCACCCTGGGTGCCTGGGGACTCTTGTTCACTTCGTTCGTCATCGGCCTGTCCGGCGCGGTGATGCCCGGCCCGGTGCTGGCCTCCACGGTGAGCCACGCGGCGCGCCAGGGGATGAAGGCCGGGCCCCTGGTGGTGTTGGGCCACGCCATCCTGGAGGCCGCCCTGCTCATCGCCCTGGTGCTGGGCCTGGGGCCCCTGCTCACCCGCTCCGGGGTGGCCGGGGCAATCGGCGGGATCGGGGCGTTGATCCTGCTGTGGCTGGCCTGGGGCATGTTCCGTTCCCTGCCCAGCCTCACGCTGAGCGTGGAGCCGGGAGACATGCGGGCCGCCGGGCCGGTGCGCGACGGCTTTCTCCTGAGCCTGGCCAACCCCTACTGGTCGCTGTGGTGGGCCACGGTGGGGCTGTCGCTGACCACCATGGCCCTGGAGACCCCCTTGGGGCGCTGGGGCCTGGGGGTGTTCTATTTGGGGCACATCAGCTCGGACCTGGCCTGGTTCTGGTTCGTGGCCTTGTTGGTGGCCAAGGGGCGGCGCTTCATCAACGACCACGCCTACCGCTGGCTGGTGGGTTGCTGCGCCGGGTTCCTGGTGCTCTTCGCGCTCTACTTCGCCTGGTTCGCCTGGGAGCGCCTCAGCAGCCTGTAA
- a CDS encoding two-component system sensor histidine kinase NtrB produces the protein MSSDAAATLPPPGEFSQSEAAKPFKLVKYFSVTSLIIILLFSLLISTAVSRRASELFLSKREQYALLLAENLNHQVMTRFVVPSLTEHGGINVGQPEQFALLDAVVKNTIHSLHVLKVNILDLEGNIIYSTQADYIGRVSDESKAFQGALSGKPTSVIEPPPDFFQAGGEQRVLKTFIPLRDERRRTAELGPPRAVFEITLDLSQEFREVWINQLLILATMLVMMAVLFVILRSIVIRGQRIMARRAALQARLEEQLNQAERLASLGRMVAGVAHEIRNPLGIVRSTAELLGSRVDEVSKPLAGVIVEESSRLNQIVTEFLDFARPQKPHLEALKIEEVLERNLRFLAPEAHRLGVRVETRFPRVPALVLGDKDLLYRAFLNIFNNALQAMEGGGLMRVSTEKVERGERDYVQISVSDTGPGFDLGAKGSLLDPFFTTKEKGTGLGLSIVSNIVASHRGLVELDNTAEGGAKVVVLLPQATAH, from the coding sequence TTGAGCTCTGACGCCGCCGCCACGCTGCCCCCACCGGGGGAGTTCAGCCAAAGCGAGGCTGCCAAGCCTTTCAAGCTGGTCAAGTATTTCTCGGTGACCAGCTTGATCATCATTCTGTTGTTCAGCCTGCTCATCTCCACGGCAGTCAGCCGCCGGGCCTCGGAGCTGTTTCTGAGCAAGCGGGAGCAGTACGCCCTGCTGTTGGCCGAAAACCTCAACCATCAGGTGATGACCCGTTTCGTGGTGCCCTCGCTCACCGAGCACGGGGGCATCAACGTGGGCCAGCCCGAGCAGTTCGCCCTGTTGGACGCGGTGGTCAAGAACACCATCCACTCCCTGCACGTTCTCAAGGTCAACATCCTGGACCTGGAGGGCAACATCATCTACAGCACCCAGGCCGACTACATCGGCCGGGTGAGCGACGAGAGCAAGGCCTTTCAGGGGGCGCTGTCCGGCAAGCCCACCAGCGTGATCGAACCGCCGCCCGATTTTTTCCAGGCGGGCGGGGAGCAGCGGGTGCTCAAGACCTTCATCCCCCTGCGCGACGAGCGCCGGCGCACCGCCGAGCTGGGCCCGCCCCGGGCGGTTTTCGAGATCACCCTGGACTTGTCCCAGGAGTTCCGGGAGGTGTGGATCAACCAGCTGTTGATCCTGGCCACCATGCTGGTGATGATGGCCGTGCTGTTCGTGATCCTGCGCTCCATCGTCATCCGCGGGCAACGCATCATGGCCCGGCGGGCGGCGCTGCAGGCCCGCCTGGAGGAGCAGCTCAACCAGGCCGAGCGCCTGGCCTCCCTGGGACGCATGGTGGCCGGCGTGGCCCATGAGATCAGAAACCCCCTGGGCATCGTGCGCTCCACCGCGGAGCTGTTGGGCAGCCGGGTGGACGAGGTGAGCAAACCCCTGGCCGGGGTCATCGTGGAGGAGAGCAGCCGCCTCAACCAGATTGTCACCGAGTTTTTGGATTTCGCCCGGCCCCAAAAACCCCACCTGGAGGCCCTGAAGATCGAGGAGGTCTTGGAGCGCAACCTCAGGTTCCTGGCGCCGGAGGCCCATCGCCTGGGAGTGCGCGTCGAGACCCGTTTTCCCCGGGTGCCCGCCCTGGTGCTGGGCGACAAGGACCTCTTGTACCGCGCCTTCCTCAACATCTTCAACAACGCCTTACAAGCCATGGAGGGCGGCGGGTTGATGCGGGTGTCCACCGAAAAGGTGGAGCGGGGCGAGAGGGACTACGTGCAGATCAGCGTGAGCGACACCGGCCCCGGTTTCGATCTGGGGGCCAAGGGCAGCCTGCTGGACCCCTTTTTCACCACCAAGGAAAAAGGGACCGGGCTGGGCCTTTCCATCGTGAGCAATATCGTGGCCAGCCACCGAGGCTTGGTGGAGCTGGACAACACCGCGGAGGGCGGGGCCAAGGTGGTGGTGCTCCTGCCCCAGGCCACCGCCCACTAG
- the rpsU gene encoding 30S ribosomal protein S21 produces MQVHVVDNNVEKAIKVLKRKLTKEGVFRQLKEKRWHEKPSDMRRRKERQARRRLRRQMARARARTTR; encoded by the coding sequence GTGCAAGTCCATGTAGTGGACAACAATGTAGAGAAGGCCATCAAGGTTCTCAAGCGCAAGCTTACCAAGGAGGGCGTTTTCCGCCAGTTGAAGGAAAAACGCTGGCATGAAAAGCCCTCGGACATGCGCCGTCGCAAAGAGCGTCAGGCGCGCCGCCGCTTGCGCCGCCAGATGGCCCGGGCACGCGCGCGCACGACGCGCTAA
- a CDS encoding aminopeptidase, with the protein MAKLTKKQCKDLSEKLTIAKKSVWDQAKPAQRKQIMELGESYKEFLDQAKTERMAVDTIVSRAKAKSFKPFKPGTKAKRLYFDYKGKVVALAVLGKHSPAKGMRLLGAHIDAPRLDLKMQPLYEDQELVFLKTHYYGGIKKYHWMSRPLAIHGVVCTRDGKKVEVHLGDEPNDPVFTVLDLLPHLSRRGQEQKKLGDAIEAERMNLLIGSLPLDAEGGKEKAKLGVLKLLNDSYGITEADLISAELELVPAGKARDVGLDRALVGAYGQDDRSSAFAALEAILVLKNPALTSVAVFLDKEEIGSEGATGAQSRFLEHLAASLLEAAGESASYRQVMGSLAASQMLSADVNAAYDPDYPEVHEKRNAAFIGYGVCLTKYTGHGGKYGASDADAEYVAWLRKVWDEAGVTWQAAGMGKVDEGGGGTIAKHMAVYGMDIIDVGPAMLAMHSPFEISAKADIYSSLKAYQAFYEAPVLKGRTGCMP; encoded by the coding sequence ATGGCCAAGCTGACGAAGAAACAGTGCAAGGACCTGAGCGAGAAGCTCACCATAGCCAAGAAAAGCGTGTGGGACCAGGCCAAGCCGGCCCAACGCAAGCAGATCATGGAGCTGGGCGAGAGCTACAAGGAGTTTTTGGACCAGGCCAAGACCGAACGCATGGCCGTGGACACCATCGTGAGCCGGGCCAAGGCCAAGAGCTTCAAGCCCTTCAAGCCGGGGACCAAGGCCAAACGCCTGTACTTTGACTACAAGGGCAAGGTGGTGGCCCTGGCGGTGTTGGGCAAGCACTCTCCGGCCAAGGGCATGCGCCTGCTGGGGGCCCACATCGACGCGCCCCGCCTGGACCTGAAGATGCAGCCGCTCTACGAGGACCAGGAACTGGTGTTTTTAAAGACCCACTATTACGGCGGCATCAAAAAGTATCATTGGATGTCCCGGCCCCTGGCCATCCACGGGGTGGTGTGCACCAGGGACGGCAAAAAGGTCGAGGTGCACCTAGGCGACGAACCGAACGATCCGGTGTTCACCGTGCTGGACCTCCTGCCCCACCTGAGCCGCCGGGGCCAGGAGCAGAAAAAGCTGGGGGATGCCATAGAGGCCGAGCGCATGAACCTGCTTATCGGCTCTTTGCCTCTGGACGCCGAGGGCGGCAAGGAAAAGGCCAAGCTGGGGGTACTAAAGCTGCTCAACGACAGCTACGGCATCACCGAGGCCGATCTGATCAGCGCCGAGCTGGAGCTGGTGCCGGCGGGCAAGGCCCGCGACGTGGGCCTGGACCGGGCCCTGGTGGGGGCCTATGGCCAGGACGACCGCTCCAGCGCCTTTGCCGCCCTGGAGGCCATCCTGGTCCTCAAGAACCCGGCGCTGACCTCGGTGGCGGTGTTCCTGGACAAGGAGGAGATCGGCTCCGAAGGGGCAACCGGGGCCCAGAGCCGCTTTTTGGAGCACCTGGCCGCCTCCCTGCTGGAGGCCGCCGGCGAGAGTGCCTCCTACCGCCAGGTGATGGGCTCCCTGGCCGCCAGCCAGATGCTCAGCGCCGACGTCAACGCGGCCTACGACCCCGACTACCCCGAGGTGCACGAGAAGCGCAACGCCGCGTTTATCGGCTACGGGGTGTGCCTGACCAAGTACACCGGCCACGGTGGCAAGTACGGGGCCAGCGATGCCGACGCCGAATACGTGGCCTGGCTGCGCAAGGTTTGGGACGAGGCCGGGGTGACCTGGCAGGCGGCGGGCATGGGCAAGGTTGACGAGGGCGGCGGCGGCACCATCGCCAAGCACATGGCCGTCTACGGCATGGACATCATCGACGTGGGCCCGGCCATGCTGGCCATGCACTCGCCCTTCGAGATCAGCGCCAAGGCCGACATCTACAGCTCGCTCAAGGCCTACCAGGCCTTTTACGAGGCCCCGGTGCTCAAGGGCCGCACGGGCTGCATGCCGTGA